The Streptomyces europaeiscabiei genome window below encodes:
- a CDS encoding helix-turn-helix domain-containing protein, producing the protein MKWNLRWVAARQDIWRPSDLKTAFEAVGFTPSLSKVCALWSARPVTVRLDDLDMICAALKCTVADLMEAEPLAGSESGEQEGQRAVGQGSGAGSGQRPVPKQSGGKGAVRRLPPN; encoded by the coding sequence GTGAAGTGGAATCTGCGCTGGGTGGCGGCCAGGCAGGACATCTGGCGGCCCAGTGACCTGAAGACCGCGTTCGAGGCGGTCGGGTTCACCCCGTCGCTGAGCAAGGTGTGCGCGCTGTGGTCGGCCCGGCCGGTGACCGTGCGGCTGGATGATCTCGACATGATCTGCGCTGCGTTGAAGTGCACGGTCGCCGATCTGATGGAGGCCGAGCCGCTCGCTGGCAGCGAATCCGGGGAGCAGGAGGGGCAGCGGGCGGTCGGCCAGGGCTCGGGTGCGGGCAGCGGCCAGCGGCCGGTGCCGAAGCAGAGCGGCGGCAAGGGCGCCGTGCGGCGCCTGCCGCCGAACTGA
- a CDS encoding tyrosine-type recombinase/integrase, with protein MADSDTRRFSLISGRGSPGQPPGQEEGLADVLTLQRRGVHPSSREAEQALYQDTLAEYCWARDVAGLAPTTLNRLVQPVIEVCTFYDALPWELSPRQLDQYFAGAGKRGHTTVRKKITSIDLYFAFLEQRYAGEIRRRFGTVVESPIDAFNRPRHRGDFGLRIPPSRAEMTAFFAAWRQELGSARKYPVAVRNYVMAKTAYISGVRATELCLVRLGDLYWDNGQWGRFLVKGKGSRGSGPREREAFMFAEGRELLWWYIEEVRGLFPDDALDPYAPLFPSERLPSALGAEVAVAPPVCADTFRRSLRAASLAHLKGTVTVLFPHLLRHVCATHNYESGMPLWDVQVLLGHTWPTTTVGYLASAKADPERASLESSRRAVRRLSGET; from the coding sequence GTGGCGGATTCCGATACTCGCCGCTTCTCGCTGATCAGCGGGCGCGGCTCGCCAGGCCAGCCTCCCGGGCAGGAGGAGGGCCTGGCCGACGTCCTGACCCTTCAGCGTCGCGGTGTTCACCCGTCGTCGCGGGAGGCGGAGCAGGCGCTCTACCAGGACACGCTCGCGGAGTACTGCTGGGCGCGGGATGTAGCGGGGCTCGCGCCGACGACGCTGAACCGTCTGGTACAGCCCGTGATCGAGGTGTGCACCTTCTACGACGCTCTGCCCTGGGAGCTGTCGCCGCGCCAACTGGACCAGTACTTCGCCGGGGCGGGCAAGCGCGGTCACACCACGGTCCGTAAGAAGATCACCAGCATCGACCTGTACTTCGCGTTCCTCGAACAGCGATACGCCGGGGAGATCCGGCGGCGGTTCGGGACAGTGGTGGAGTCACCGATCGATGCCTTCAACCGGCCCCGGCACCGCGGGGACTTCGGGCTGCGGATCCCGCCCTCACGCGCGGAGATGACGGCGTTCTTCGCCGCGTGGCGCCAGGAACTGGGCTCGGCGCGCAAGTATCCGGTCGCGGTCCGCAACTACGTGATGGCCAAGACCGCCTACATCTCCGGGGTGCGGGCAACCGAGTTGTGCCTGGTGAGGCTGGGTGACCTGTACTGGGACAACGGCCAGTGGGGCCGCTTCCTCGTCAAGGGCAAGGGCTCGCGCGGGTCGGGCCCGCGCGAGCGCGAGGCGTTCATGTTCGCGGAGGGCCGCGAGCTGCTGTGGTGGTACATCGAGGAGGTCCGGGGCCTGTTCCCGGACGATGCGCTGGATCCGTACGCTCCGCTGTTTCCTTCCGAGCGGCTGCCGTCCGCGCTCGGTGCCGAGGTAGCGGTTGCGCCGCCGGTCTGCGCCGACACCTTCCGCCGGTCGCTGCGGGCGGCGTCGCTTGCCCATCTGAAGGGCACGGTGACGGTGCTGTTCCCGCATCTGCTGCGGCACGTCTGCGCGACGCACAACTACGAGTCGGGGATGCCGCTTTGGGACGTTCAAGTGCTGCTGGGGCATACCTGGCCGACCACGACGGTCGGTTATCTGGCGAGTGCGAAAGCGGACCCGGAGCGGGCCAGTCTGGAGTCGTCCCGGCGCGCGGTGCGCCGGCTGAGCGGGGAGACGTGA
- a CDS encoding 3-oxoacyl-ACP reductase — protein MALPLEGLSAIVTGAGRGLGRAEALELARLGAAVVVNDYGRPGRDGSGEVSTGPAEEVAASIRAAGGRAVAHIGDVSDHEQARELVTLAVARFGRLDILVNNAGILRDRMVFSMSEEEWDSVVRVHLKGHFNTIRFASAHWRARAKSGEGGPVYGRVVNTSSEAFLAGSAGQPNYAAAKGGIVGLTTSTALALAKYGVTANVICPRARTRMTEDVFAGLPGAAAGDGTGLDPLAPEHVAPLVGYLASPAAAQVNGQLFVVHGGMVAIVERPRVQAKFDTKQDAFTYDELDGLLTPHYADRPEGETFAAAEVLGLRHGRGAAEV, from the coding sequence ATGGCATTGCCGCTTGAAGGACTGTCCGCGATCGTCACCGGCGCGGGCCGCGGGCTCGGCCGGGCCGAGGCGTTGGAGCTGGCCCGGCTGGGCGCGGCCGTCGTCGTCAACGACTACGGCCGGCCGGGGCGGGACGGTTCCGGTGAGGTGTCCACCGGGCCCGCCGAGGAGGTCGCGGCGTCGATCCGCGCGGCGGGCGGCCGCGCGGTGGCGCACATCGGTGACGTGTCCGACCACGAACAGGCCCGGGAACTGGTCACGTTGGCGGTCGCCCGCTTCGGCAGGCTGGACATCCTCGTCAACAACGCGGGCATCCTGCGCGACCGCATGGTCTTCTCCATGTCCGAGGAGGAGTGGGACTCGGTCGTGCGGGTGCACCTCAAGGGGCACTTCAACACGATCCGGTTCGCCTCCGCCCACTGGCGGGCACGGGCGAAGTCGGGCGAGGGCGGGCCGGTGTACGGGCGCGTCGTGAACACCTCCTCCGAGGCCTTCCTCGCCGGTTCCGCCGGTCAGCCCAACTACGCTGCCGCGAAGGGCGGAATCGTCGGGCTGACCACCTCCACGGCCCTCGCGCTCGCCAAGTACGGCGTCACCGCGAACGTCATCTGCCCGCGCGCCCGCACCCGGATGACCGAGGACGTCTTCGCGGGCCTGCCGGGGGCGGCGGCCGGTGACGGGACCGGTCTCGACCCCCTCGCCCCCGAGCACGTCGCCCCCCTCGTCGGCTACCTGGCCTCACCCGCCGCCGCACAGGTCAACGGCCAGCTCTTCGTCGTGCACGGCGGCATGGTCGCGATCGTCGAACGGCCGCGCGTGCAGGCCAAGTTCGACACCAAGCAGGACGCGTTCACGTACGACGAACTGGACGGGCTGCTCACGCCGCACTACGCCGACCGGCCGGAGGGGGAGACGTTCGCGGCGGCGGAGGTGCTGGGGCTGCGGCACGGGCGGGGGGCAGCCGAGGTCTAG
- a CDS encoding Zn-dependent alcohol dehydrogenase has product MRAAVLHEIGQDKLDVLDDIEAVGFGPGRVRIRVRATGLCHSDLSAMAGVLPQPGPFVPGHEGAGEIVEVGEGVSHLKPGDRVVVCWLPACGTCPACKRGQTQLCLAGFLNAGTPNFRRPAGDVFGFAGTGTFAEEVVVDAGCAVPIPDDVPFDIAALIGCGVTTGLGAALNTADVEAGSSVAVIGCGGVGISAIQGARLKGAAEIVAVDPVVSRREAALKFGATKAISPEELADAKQSVTGGEGFDYVFEVVGRSTTARTAYEATRRGGTLVVVGAGALDDFLQLSMFELFFDEKRILPSMYGGGDVLRSYERTIALWRAGRIDLAGLITHRVPLADINEALDQMRTGVALRTCIEI; this is encoded by the coding sequence ATGCGCGCAGCCGTACTGCACGAGATCGGCCAGGACAAGCTCGACGTGCTCGACGACATCGAGGCGGTGGGCTTCGGGCCGGGACGGGTGAGGATCCGGGTGCGGGCCACGGGGCTGTGCCACTCGGACCTGTCCGCGATGGCCGGGGTGCTGCCGCAGCCCGGACCGTTCGTGCCCGGGCACGAGGGGGCGGGCGAGATAGTCGAAGTCGGGGAAGGCGTGAGCCACTTGAAGCCCGGCGACCGGGTCGTCGTGTGCTGGCTCCCGGCCTGCGGCACCTGTCCCGCCTGCAAGCGCGGTCAGACGCAGCTCTGTCTCGCCGGATTCCTCAACGCCGGAACGCCCAACTTCAGGCGGCCCGCCGGGGACGTCTTCGGCTTCGCCGGCACCGGCACCTTCGCCGAGGAGGTCGTCGTCGACGCCGGCTGCGCGGTGCCGATTCCGGACGACGTGCCCTTCGACATCGCCGCCCTCATCGGCTGCGGAGTCACCACCGGGCTGGGCGCGGCCCTCAACACCGCCGACGTGGAGGCCGGTTCGTCGGTCGCGGTCATCGGCTGCGGAGGCGTCGGCATCTCGGCGATCCAGGGGGCCCGGCTCAAGGGCGCCGCCGAGATCGTCGCCGTCGACCCGGTGGTCTCGCGGCGCGAGGCGGCCCTCAAGTTCGGTGCCACCAAGGCGATTTCGCCGGAGGAGCTGGCCGACGCCAAGCAGTCCGTCACCGGTGGTGAGGGCTTCGACTACGTCTTCGAGGTCGTCGGCCGCTCGACCACCGCCCGCACGGCGTACGAGGCCACCCGGCGCGGCGGCACGCTCGTCGTGGTCGGCGCGGGCGCGCTGGACGACTTCCTCCAGCTCAGCATGTTCGAGCTGTTCTTCGACGAGAAGCGGATCCTGCCGTCCATGTACGGCGGTGGAGACGTCCTGCGCTCCTACGAGCGGACGATCGCCCTGTGGCGGGCCGGCCGCATCGACCTGGCGGGCCTGATCACCCACCGGGTGCCCCTCGCCGACATCAACGAGGCACTGGACCAGATGCGCACCGGGGTGGCCCTCCGGACCTGCATCGAGATCTGA
- a CDS encoding MaoC/PaaZ C-terminal domain-containing protein, protein MPIDAAKALAAEPRSAEIAWSRKDVLLYHLGIGAGIPATDPDELRYTLESRLHVLPSFATVAGAGSPDVIGGLNAPGVDVDLAKVLHGGQRVELHRPIPVEGRATATSRVAAVYDKGKAAVLVMRTEVADVEGPLWANEAQIFVRGEGGWGGERGPSARQEPLTHAPDKEVERVVREDQALLYRLSGDWNPLHADPEFAGRAGFDRPILHGLCTYGMTLKAVVDTVLGGDVARVRSYGTRFAGVVFPGETLRIRMWRPDDRSVRVAVTAVERDDAPVLADTLVEHE, encoded by the coding sequence ATGCCCATCGACGCAGCCAAGGCGCTCGCGGCCGAGCCCCGTTCCGCCGAGATCGCGTGGAGTCGTAAGGACGTCCTGCTCTACCACCTCGGTATCGGCGCCGGTATCCCCGCGACCGACCCCGACGAGCTGCGCTACACGCTGGAGTCCCGGCTGCACGTTCTGCCGAGCTTCGCGACCGTCGCGGGCGCAGGTTCACCGGACGTCATCGGCGGCCTCAACGCACCCGGCGTCGACGTCGACCTCGCCAAGGTCCTGCACGGCGGCCAGCGCGTCGAGCTCCACCGGCCGATCCCGGTCGAGGGGCGGGCGACCGCGACCTCACGCGTGGCGGCGGTGTACGACAAGGGCAAGGCGGCCGTCCTGGTCATGCGGACCGAAGTCGCCGACGTCGAGGGTCCGTTGTGGGCGAACGAGGCGCAGATCTTCGTACGGGGAGAGGGCGGCTGGGGCGGTGAGCGCGGGCCGTCCGCCCGGCAGGAACCGCTGACGCATGCGCCCGACAAGGAGGTCGAGCGGGTCGTCCGCGAGGACCAGGCGCTGCTCTACCGCCTCTCCGGTGACTGGAACCCGCTGCACGCCGACCCGGAGTTCGCCGGGCGCGCCGGGTTCGACCGGCCGATCCTGCACGGGCTGTGCACCTATGGGATGACGTTGAAGGCCGTGGTGGACACGGTGCTCGGCGGGGACGTCGCCCGCGTCCGCTCGTACGGCACGCGCTTCGCGGGCGTCGTCTTCCCCGGCGAGACCCTCCGCATCCGGATGTGGCGGCCGGACGACCGCTCGGTGCGGGTGGCGGTGACCGCCGTCGAGCGGGACGACGCGCCGGTACTGGCGGACACCCTCGTCGAGCACGAATGA
- a CDS encoding response regulator transcription factor — MPRDHRTAKSIRVLLAEDQRMTRGALALLLGMEADIRVVAQVGAGDAIVDAALTHRPDVALLDIELPGMSGLDAAAELRDQAPDCRVLILTTSGRPGYLRRVMDAGAAGFLVKDGPVEELAQAIRRVLTGETVVDPALAAAGLSAGPNPLTAHERDTLNASADGATVADVAARLHLSESTVRNHLASAIGKTGTRNRMEAMREARRQGWL, encoded by the coding sequence ATGCCCCGGGATCACCGGACCGCCAAGTCCATCAGGGTGCTGCTCGCCGAGGATCAGCGGATGACGCGGGGCGCGTTGGCGTTGCTGCTGGGTATGGAGGCGGACATCCGGGTCGTGGCACAGGTCGGGGCGGGGGACGCGATCGTGGACGCGGCGCTGACCCATCGGCCGGATGTCGCGCTGCTGGACATCGAGCTGCCCGGGATGAGCGGTCTGGACGCCGCCGCCGAGCTGCGGGACCAGGCGCCCGACTGCCGGGTGTTGATCCTCACCACTTCCGGCCGGCCCGGGTACCTCCGCCGGGTCATGGACGCCGGCGCCGCCGGGTTCCTGGTCAAGGACGGGCCCGTGGAGGAGCTGGCCCAGGCGATCCGCCGGGTGCTGACCGGTGAGACCGTCGTCGATCCGGCCCTCGCCGCGGCCGGGCTGAGCGCCGGGCCGAACCCACTCACCGCCCACGAACGCGACACCCTCAACGCCTCCGCCGACGGCGCCACCGTCGCCGATGTCGCCGCCCGGCTGCATCTCTCCGAGTCCACCGTCCGCAACCACCTCGCCTCCGCCATCGGCAAGACCGGCACTCGCAACCGCATGGAGGCGATGCGGGAGGCCCGGCGACAGGGGTGGCTGTAG
- a CDS encoding MFS transporter has protein sequence MTQPHTPPTADRPAQGATGATPASGAMVPVLAFAGIVVAVMQTLLVPVIKDLPQLLDTSPSNATWVLTSTLLSGAVATPIMGRLGDLYGKRRMLLASLSVMVVGALISAFTSALLPMIVGRTLQGFAMGAIPLGIGLMRDELPRERLGSAMALMSSSIGVGGGLALPLAAAVAQNTDWHALFFGAAGLGVLAIVLTLVAVPETKMRAQGTFDHLGALGLSAGLILFLLPITKGSDWGWTSATTLGLFAASALVLLLWGVLELRIPAPLVDLRTTARREVLLTNLASIMVGVSFYVVSLVLPQLLQLPSSTGYGLGQSMIVAGLCVAPLGLTMMFTAPVYARISAKYGPRSTLILGLLIIAVGYGAGLGLMSAAWQTVVVSVVLGAGIGLAYSSLPALIIGAVDPSETGAATGLNTLMRSVGTSVSSAVIGMVLANTANHVGGVAIPTMHGFRVSFLIATAAVGVGILVAVFLPSRRPAQGLTLRASSEGGTGGIEGTRGIEEIDKAGETDGVDATDATSREDRAAVAR, from the coding sequence ATGACGCAGCCGCACACACCACCGACGGCCGATCGGCCCGCCCAGGGAGCCACAGGGGCCACACCCGCCTCCGGAGCGATGGTCCCGGTGCTGGCCTTCGCGGGAATCGTCGTCGCGGTGATGCAGACCCTGCTGGTCCCGGTGATCAAGGACCTCCCGCAGCTGCTGGACACCTCTCCCAGCAACGCGACCTGGGTACTGACCTCCACCCTGCTGTCCGGCGCCGTGGCCACCCCGATCATGGGCCGTCTCGGCGACCTCTACGGCAAGCGCCGCATGCTGCTCGCCAGCCTGTCCGTGATGGTGGTCGGCGCGCTGATCAGCGCTTTCACCAGCGCGCTCCTCCCGATGATCGTCGGCCGTACCCTCCAGGGCTTCGCCATGGGCGCGATCCCGCTGGGCATCGGCCTGATGCGCGACGAACTGCCCCGCGAACGCCTCGGCTCCGCCATGGCCCTGATGAGCTCGTCCATAGGCGTCGGCGGTGGACTCGCGCTGCCGCTCGCCGCCGCGGTCGCGCAGAACACCGACTGGCACGCCCTCTTCTTCGGTGCCGCCGGCCTCGGCGTCCTCGCCATCGTGCTGACCCTCGTCGCCGTACCGGAGACGAAGATGCGCGCGCAGGGCACCTTCGACCATCTCGGCGCGCTCGGCCTCTCCGCCGGCCTCATCCTCTTCCTCCTGCCGATCACCAAGGGCAGCGACTGGGGCTGGACCTCCGCGACCACGCTCGGCCTGTTCGCCGCGTCCGCCCTGGTCCTGCTCCTCTGGGGTGTCCTGGAGCTGCGTATCCCCGCCCCGCTGGTGGACCTGCGCACCACCGCCCGCCGCGAGGTCCTCCTCACCAACCTCGCCTCGATCATGGTCGGCGTCTCCTTCTACGTCGTCTCCCTCGTCCTGCCGCAACTCCTCCAGCTGCCGTCCTCCACCGGCTACGGCCTCGGCCAGTCGATGATCGTCGCGGGTCTGTGCGTGGCGCCGCTCGGCCTGACGATGATGTTCACCGCGCCGGTCTACGCCCGGATCTCCGCCAAGTACGGCCCCAGGAGCACCCTCATCCTGGGCCTGCTCATCATCGCGGTCGGCTACGGCGCCGGGCTCGGCCTGATGAGCGCCGCCTGGCAGACCGTGGTCGTGTCGGTGGTCCTGGGCGCGGGTATCGGTCTCGCCTACTCCTCGCTACCGGCGCTGATCATCGGCGCCGTCGACCCGTCGGAGACGGGCGCGGCGACCGGGCTCAACACGCTCATGCGTTCGGTCGGTACGTCCGTGTCGAGCGCCGTCATCGGCATGGTGCTGGCCAACACCGCGAACCATGTCGGCGGCGTCGCGATCCCGACCATGCACGGCTTCCGCGTCTCCTTCCTCATCGCCACGGCCGCGGTCGGCGTGGGCATCCTCGTGGCCGTCTTCCTCCCGAGCCGCCGCCCCGCGCAGGGGCTGACGCTCCGTGCGAGCAGCGAGGGCGGGACCGGGGGGATCGAGGGGACCAGGGGGATCGAGGAGATTGACAAGGCCGGTGAGACGGACGGCGTCGACGCGACCGACGCGACCTCCAGGGAGGACAGGGCAGCGGTCGCCCGCTAG
- a CDS encoding class I SAM-dependent methyltransferase, producing MSAAPNPNPATPAPAPKPEILGSFESAKGFMPVGEGLALYAAAVEAGRLGLPLLEVGTYCGRSTILLADAAREAGVTAITVDHHRGSEEQQPGWKYHDESTVDPEVGRMDTLPTFRRTLHRAGLEDHVVAVVGRSPQVAAFWGTPLGLVFVDGGHTDEHAGADYEGWAPHVAPDGLLVIHDVFPDPEDEFTGQAPYRVYLRALASGAFTEVSATDSLRVLRRTGTGI from the coding sequence ATGTCCGCGGCCCCCAACCCGAACCCGGCCACGCCCGCTCCCGCGCCCAAGCCGGAGATTCTCGGCTCCTTCGAGTCGGCCAAGGGTTTCATGCCGGTGGGTGAGGGGCTGGCGCTGTACGCGGCGGCGGTGGAGGCGGGGCGGCTGGGGCTGCCGTTGCTGGAGGTGGGGACGTACTGCGGTCGGTCGACGATCCTGCTGGCCGACGCCGCCCGTGAGGCGGGGGTCACGGCGATCACGGTCGACCACCACCGGGGCAGCGAGGAGCAGCAGCCGGGCTGGAAGTACCACGACGAGTCCACCGTCGACCCCGAGGTGGGCCGTATGGACACGCTCCCCACCTTCCGCCGTACCCTCCACCGGGCGGGTCTGGAGGACCACGTCGTCGCGGTCGTCGGCCGTTCCCCGCAGGTCGCCGCCTTCTGGGGCACCCCCCTCGGCCTCGTCTTCGTCGACGGCGGCCACACCGACGAGCACGCCGGCGCCGACTACGAGGGCTGGGCCCCGCATGTCGCCCCGGACGGTCTCCTCGTCATCCACGACGTCTTCCCGGACCCCGAGGACGAGTTCACCGGGCAGGCCCCGTACCGGGTCTACCTCCGCGCCCTGGCCTCCGGCGCCTTCACGGAGGTCTCGGCGACGGACTCCCTGCGGGTGCTGCGGCGCACCGGGACGGGAATCTGA
- a CDS encoding restriction endonuclease: MSRRSNGLAGIWAEAQRQQQRQSEEQARQQREYERQQRAYQREVARSQREQQAAYRQQREAEARRRTEELDAQVQALEGLLVAGCRAPAFRSASLTRTERLEPFSPGPLAQPVPMPDPNHYQAQGGWTAQRRAQAQAEARARFEHDWHAAQAAETQRQRQLAQYQRQYEQWAQGQRAEIRRHNAGLAQMATALRDGDPEAAVDYFSAALYASPAWPEGFPRGVSAAYDSAARQLVLDWELPRYDVVPEAKTVVYMPSVDQDKERPRPVTQRRALYRDVLAQCALLVLHDLFAADEFGALESVVLNGFVDDHDPATGRRAQIFLATVMVPRSVFAGLHLEQVSAVDCLTDGLRGQLSARPDQRTPVRPGRRPDDVGNGVVTHGGEDEPDLLEMDPLAFESLVAELFRAMGMQAVTTQRSGDGGVDVDALDPAPIRGGKIVVQVKRYRNTVPPTAVRDLYGTVQDAGANKGVLVTTSKFGPGSHTFANGKPLELVSGRELVDLLHRHGLRGRLGTGERPAAAPVSSTDPTVVLPAQRTAADTSNGADPAPATDDHSVLGMYWTGGVALDVCALVCHGNRVLSDDHFVFYNNLRTPDGTVRAVPPTAPDKAAIQVSFDTLPAEADRLVLVAAIDPAVNPDADLSGFTDAGIRLLDPSRAEQGRLEVSDGRADETALTLGSFRRRANGDWDFVVGGKGYRGGLEELVQDHGIEVA, encoded by the coding sequence ATGAGTCGTCGCTCCAACGGGTTGGCCGGGATCTGGGCCGAGGCACAACGCCAGCAGCAGCGTCAGTCGGAGGAACAGGCCCGGCAGCAGCGCGAGTACGAGCGACAGCAGCGCGCGTACCAACGGGAGGTGGCGCGCAGCCAGCGGGAGCAGCAGGCGGCGTACCGCCAGCAGCGCGAGGCCGAGGCGCGGCGGCGTACGGAGGAGCTGGACGCGCAGGTCCAGGCGCTGGAGGGGCTGTTGGTGGCCGGCTGCCGGGCCCCGGCGTTCCGGTCCGCCTCCCTCACCCGCACCGAGCGGCTGGAGCCGTTCTCGCCGGGGCCGCTCGCCCAGCCGGTGCCCATGCCGGACCCCAACCACTATCAGGCGCAGGGTGGTTGGACCGCACAGCGCCGTGCGCAGGCGCAGGCCGAGGCGCGCGCCCGATTCGAGCACGACTGGCACGCGGCACAGGCAGCCGAGACCCAGCGCCAGCGCCAACTGGCCCAGTACCAACGGCAGTACGAGCAGTGGGCGCAAGGGCAGCGGGCGGAGATCCGGCGGCACAACGCCGGGCTCGCGCAGATGGCGACGGCACTGCGCGACGGCGACCCGGAGGCCGCCGTCGACTACTTCTCCGCCGCCCTCTACGCCTCGCCCGCCTGGCCCGAGGGCTTCCCCCGGGGCGTTTCCGCCGCCTACGACTCGGCGGCCCGGCAACTGGTCCTGGACTGGGAGCTGCCCAGGTACGACGTCGTCCCCGAGGCGAAGACCGTCGTCTACATGCCGAGTGTCGACCAGGACAAGGAGCGCCCGCGCCCGGTCACCCAGCGGCGGGCCCTGTACCGGGACGTCCTCGCGCAGTGCGCCCTCCTGGTGCTCCACGACCTCTTCGCCGCCGACGAGTTCGGCGCGCTGGAGTCGGTGGTCCTGAACGGGTTCGTGGACGACCACGATCCGGCGACCGGCCGCCGCGCCCAGATCTTCCTGGCGACCGTCATGGTGCCCCGGTCGGTCTTCGCCGGCCTGCACCTGGAGCAGGTGAGCGCCGTGGACTGCCTGACGGACGGACTCCGGGGCCAGCTCTCCGCCCGGCCGGACCAGCGCACCCCCGTCCGCCCCGGGCGCAGGCCCGACGACGTGGGCAACGGCGTCGTCACCCATGGCGGCGAGGACGAGCCCGACCTGCTGGAGATGGACCCCCTCGCCTTCGAGTCACTCGTCGCGGAACTCTTCCGGGCCATGGGTATGCAGGCCGTCACCACCCAGCGCTCGGGCGACGGCGGGGTGGACGTCGACGCCCTGGACCCGGCCCCGATCCGGGGCGGCAAGATCGTCGTGCAGGTCAAGCGCTACCGCAACACCGTCCCGCCGACCGCCGTCCGCGACCTCTACGGCACGGTCCAGGACGCCGGCGCCAACAAGGGTGTCCTGGTGACGACGTCCAAGTTCGGACCGGGCTCGCACACCTTCGCCAACGGCAAGCCGCTGGAGCTGGTCTCGGGCCGCGAACTCGTCGACCTGCTCCACCGGCACGGGCTACGGGGCCGCCTGGGGACGGGCGAGCGCCCCGCTGCCGCTCCCGTGTCCTCGACCGACCCCACCGTGGTGCTGCCCGCCCAGCGGACCGCGGCGGACACCTCGAACGGGGCGGACCCGGCTCCGGCCACGGACGACCACAGCGTGCTCGGCATGTACTGGACCGGCGGTGTCGCCCTGGACGTCTGCGCGCTCGTCTGCCACGGCAACCGGGTCCTCAGCGACGACCACTTCGTGTTCTACAACAACCTCCGCACCCCCGACGGCACGGTCCGTGCCGTCCCGCCGACCGCACCCGACAAGGCCGCGATCCAGGTCTCCTTCGACACACTGCCGGCGGAGGCCGACCGCCTCGTCCTCGTGGCGGCGATCGACCCGGCCGTGAACCCCGACGCCGACCTCTCCGGCTTCACCGACGCCGGCATCCGCCTCCTGGACCCCTCCCGAGCCGAACAGGGCCGCCTGGAGGTGTCCGACGGCCGCGCCGACGAAACGGCCCTCACCCTCGGCTCCTTCCGCCGCCGCGCCAACGGCGACTGGGACTTCGTCGTCGGTGGCAAGGGGTACCGGGGCGGCCTGGAGGAACTGGTCCAGGACCACGGCATAGAGGTGGCGTAG